The window CAGTTTCGCAGCAAGCGGTAGTGAAACTCACAATTGGGAAGTATGAAgatgagctgctttgtgatgtgattccgatgaagtccagtcatattcttttgggaagaccatggcagtttgacagaagagtgtttcatgatggctacaccaacaggcagtcatttgagttcaaaggacgcagggtcactcttctaccacttacacCCAACGAGATATACAAGGATCAGCTTCACATAaaccgcaaggatacagagaaagtgtctcacagcctgtacatcaatcacagcgagttcaaTAAGCTATTTGAcccagagatgaccacattcatgtttgtcTACAAAGAGACACTCGCTAGTACCAAGCcagcagaagagcttccacgcgagatgatagagattatagaggagtacaaggatgtatttccagaagagatacctccaggcttgcctccaatacgtgggatagagcatcagatcgatttggtaccaggttcagctctaccgaacagaccagcttacagaACCAATCCTGTAGAGACTAAAGAGCTGCAGAAACAAGTAGAAGAGTTGATGAACAAGGGACACATCAGAGAGAGCCTCAGTCCATGCGCAGTACCAGTCTTGCtcgtaccaaagaaagatggttcatggaggatgtgtgttgactgcagagctattaacaatatcacagTGAAGTACAGACATCCGATCCCGAGATTAGATGACATGCTGGACGAGCTATGTGGgtcaacagtcttctcaaagatcgatttgaagagtgggtatcatcagatcagaatgaaggaaggagatgaatggaaaacagctttcaagaccaagcaagggctctacgaatggctagtcatgccgtttggtctcaccaatgctcctagcaccttcatgcgtttaatgaatcatgctctcagaccTTTCATTGGCGTCTTCGTGGTTGTGTACTTCGACGACATCCTCATCTACAgcaaaggtctagaagaacacttagaacacatccgccaagttctaaatgttcttcgttctcaatccctctttgctaatttttctaaatgttcgttctgtactactgaggttgtctttctaggctttgttgtcagtgcagaaggagttagagtggacgatgagaaggtcaaggctattaaggagtggccaacacccaaaaacgtggcagaagtcaggagctttcatggactagcagggttctacaggcgatttgtccaagacttcagtactattgcagcgccacttacagaagttatcaagaaggatgtaggattcagatgggaggaagcacaagagaaggcgttttcagccttaaaagagaagcttatcactgcccctattctcttacttcctgattttatgaaaacttttgagattgaatgtgatgcctccggagtgggtataggtgctgttttgatacaggataggaagccagtagcttacttcagtgagaagctaggaggatcgacgctaaactatcctacatatgacaaggagctgtacgccttggttcgggctcttcaaacgtggcagcattacctgtggccaaaggagttcgttattcatactgatcatgAGTCCTTGAAGAatctcaaaggacaacagaagctcaacaaaagacatgccagatggatggagttcatagagacttttccctacacggttaaatacaagaaaggtaaggataatgtaatcgcagatgcattatccaggaggtacactctcgtttctaccttgtcttctaagcttgaaggttttgataaaatagtagaactttatgagactgacatcgattttgctgagagctatagcaaatgccataagtttgcttttgaaaactactataggcaggatggatatctattttataaggatcgattgtgcataccaagaggatccataagggaactgttgattagagaagctcacggaggtggactagctggacatttcggagtgtcaaagactctacttggactgcaagaacacttctattggcctcaaatgaagaaagacgttgagaaagtctgttctaggtgccatatctgcaaaatggccaAGGGTAAAGTACAGCCCaacggcttgtacactcctctccctatcccttctcaaccttggactcatatttctatggattttgttcttggcttacctcgaaccagaaatggtagagattcgattttcgttgtggttgacaggtttagcaaaatggctcacttcattgccagtcacaagacggatgatgctgttattgtagctaacttgtttttcagggaagtagtacgtCTGCATGGAATACCTCAAGTAATCGTTTTAGACCGAGATACtaagtttctaggacacttctAGAGAATGCTATGGGCTAAACTCGGAACCAAgctatcattctcaaccacatgtcatccgcaaacagatgggcaaaccgaagtggtgaacatgacgctatctacactcctcaggaccttagtgaaaagcaatctcaagtcatgggaagaatgtttaccaCACGTAGAGTTCGCATATaatcacgctaagcattctgctactctattctctccttttgaaattgtttatggttttaatccacaattacctctagacttgattccttttcctttaagtgtgaagtgtagctttgatggcaaagaaaaggctgaacaggtcatgaggatacatgctaaagctaaggagaacatagagaaaagaaccAAGCAGTACGAGAAACATGCGAACAAGGGCAGAAAGGAGATCgttttcgaagaaggagacttggtGTGGATTCATCTACGCAAGGAtaggttcccagaagagaggaaaagcaagcttctaccacgagctgatggtccatttgaagtcatcaagaagatcaacgacaacgcctaccagattgatcttcaaggtaagtataatatatcttcaacattcaatgtttctgacttgcttccttattatgcagatcccgatttgaggacaaatccttttgaagagggggaggatgatatgatcgtggccagcaaggagacagaagctgcagagaaaccggagatcgtgggaaggatcactcgttcaagagctaaggagatggccaaggaagctcatgcactcatagctgacgggtcattcaatctaccgaggatccaagtcttcaacatatccaccctgaagacttcacccggtaatgataactagataacttaggtgtgaagtttgtactctttttcccatagttgagttttgtcccaatgggttttctcggtatggtttttaatgaggcaaatggatcactacgtcgagttatttagaagtcattaccaatagGGGATAATGTACAAGTCACCATGACTtctgtactaatacaagtgacttctgtactactacagatcacctagacgcttcgttgttttcttatttcctttacacgccttgttgttttattttgaacttcctgttgtttggagtgtcaaGCCTtagggttaattataaaacccaaaagtgACGCCTCCTTGTTGGGTAGCGACGAAGTTTTATGTAAtaagtattgttgaatctttcttctctcaatccgaactcgtgaatgcgttcattattccgagtttctaaacactttctgattaagaaactcttcactttattttcgaatccatctaacacttctcaccatcgaatcattgcttttctctctcgaacatcacctgccgtcactcgcaatccacttgtgcatcatcaccatcaattcacgtcgcctcttacctgtcatcagcctccatcagagtttcaTCCTAGGGAGTTCGTATTAAACTTGATGATTGATGTGTAGTGATATGAAATGAGATTGTGTTTGGGGACACGAACATGGGATTTGTTTCGTGCCTCGTGATGGGCGGACCTGGGATTGGTTTGTACCTGGTAATTGGACGAACAGGATATTTGTTTCATACCTGGCGATTGGATGGGATTTGTTTCGTACCTCGCGATTGGATGGGATTTTTCTCCTGCCATGCTAAGCCGATGGGATTTTGGTAATGGGCTTAGTTTTGAAATTGTAATTAGGCTTGTTATTAGATCTTTCAGATTCATTTTTTGCCTATATTCTGTATATTTATTCTAATTCGGTTAAAATAAAccgaaatagaaaaaaatcgGTTTAGTTCAGAAAACATTTTAGAGCAGATAACTAACCTGAATAAACCAATTATCGAATAACCCGAACCAAATTTTATTTCGGGTTAATTcggcaaaattttgaaaaccgaaattttgaaaaaccgaATAACCCGATTAAACTAAACGCCCATGCCTAATAATAATTCTCAATAATATTtagtaggaaaaaaacaaaaaaaatgtttctaatggcattttcatgtaattttctacaaaattaatgtctatattaacatttttacagCAGTTTTATCAAAGTAGTCTTGAAGTTTGAAAGTATTTACAACCAATGCCATTATcattaaaacatattattaaaaaattaaaaggtaaAATTGAAATATGCAAAAATAAGGTATGTGAATCGAGTATATCCTCCTATCCATCCAAAAATCTTGACTCATGTTCCTAAATTATCTCCACTTCCCAGCCTAATTTTctgcaaaactaaacaaattttttgtcaTTCCAATATTATAGGAAACTCTATATTTGCTCCAACcaatcctatttaattattttaaagttttaattttaaaataaattcctCCAGATTTCCTGTCTTCAATATATAGAATTTTctacattattaaaaatataatatagttgtAGTTACATCATTATTCAATGACATCTAATTTGCACAAAGTTATTTAATTTCTATAACATTCTTCTTCAAGTTTAATTAGATTTAGAAAAACTAATCACTAATCGATTATGCTCGTGAATCTAAtggaaagaagcaaagattacATGCTCATGAATTTATATTCGTGGCCATGCCTTTTAGGTATGAAGTTAACTATCTTTTAATGTctatatttaagatttttttatatacaaatggAATAGTAAATTATCGATTTAGTATGAAGTTAAGTCTTATGTTACCTATTTTACTCtgaatttgttattttctatatagttaataaaattttataaaagatttaaaatattatatttaataaactttaataaatttattatgagACAGGTCATGATCgatattcttataaatttagaatataattaCTCTATCACCACGACCTGCGCTGTATCGTTAAAAGAAGGTACTCATGGTTTTCATGGTTAAGTCTATGCAGATTAACAGTTGCAAAGTTTCCTTTGCAGTACAAATATGGTTCAGTCTATGCAGatttatcaaatttaaaatgGATTCGACCGCACTTTTTCAGTATAactttttttggaataaaaacttgaccaaagaaaaagaattaggGGCTATAGGATTGGATCGGTGAAATTGGTCAGAAAACCAATGACATTtgattgtaattttttacaaaactaatgTTAGTTTGATAACTGTGTTTACTATTAATAGGAGGGATAACattagttatcaaaaaaaataaaatacaagtaaaacaaaatgatCTATTTGTTTGCCACGAgtgtaaatattaaatactaCAAGTTCTAGGTGTGGATTGGGCTCTAGTTTTCTGTGTTTACtttattactttgtttttgCTGTCGTTAAATTAACATAACTTTATAATTGGTTAAGATAgagtaacacaaaaaaaaattgtttcttgttaaatacttaaattaacagattttaataattttcacaaaaacatttttttttttgataaattttccacaaaataatattcagttactaaaatatttagaaagtTATAAATAAGAATTTCAATTACgggtttgtttccttttaattaatttattaaataaatcaattcgagccaaatttttagaaatgGATTTGTTTAAACCGGTTCGTTTCACGCCCTAActgactaaaaaaattatacagtatTTCCTGAGAAACGACATCGATCAGTGTGTTTCACGCCGGCTTGGTACTGTAGGCATCTGATTCTCACTTACGCTCCTTTTTGTTCATCTTTCTCTAAACCAATCTGTGAACGAACTTGTTCGTCTCTGCAAGGAGGAGTCTCCACAGTTCCATCCATGTCTGGTGAAGGAGACACGACCCTCAAAGCTATCTGCTACAAGCCTGGCTCTCTCCAGTTGCTTGACCAGGTTCTCTAAACCCCTTTCACTTCTATAaagttttcgaatttttttaccttttcccAATCTGTTTTGTTGAAAACGTATTTcaatttggtctaaattgataACAGAGGAAGCTTCCTTTGGAGACAACTTACTTAGAGATCCGTGATGCTTCAGATGGATGGTTAAAGTCCTTacctttttgatttttagattcTCTGAATTCTGCAGAAAAAAAGTTAgtaaatttgatgttttttttaacaggaGTGCTATACAGGAAATGGTTGTACGTGGTGCTCCTGCTATAGCCATTGCTGCAGCACTTGCTTTGGCTGTGGAAGTCTTCAACTTTAATGGTTTTGATGGATCATCTGCAGATGCTGTTGCGTTTCTTGAGAAGAAGTTGGATTATTTAGTTTCAAGGTACTGATTTGGAATGGATCATTTGATCAATTTTTAGTATCTTGGTGcttgtttctttgatttctaATTTCTTTGCTCTCTATATGCTTCTTTAGCCGGCCAACAGCAGTGAATCTTGCAGATGCTGCattgaaacttaaaaaagtTATAGCAAATGCTTTGGCTATTTCGACTGAAACCAACTCTATTTTCAAGGTAACAGTCCGTAACACCAAGTTTTTATACACAAAGAGTGAgccttttttttgcttttgtaagTTTAGTTCATTCGATGTGCTTGTTGTTCTTCAGGCATATATTAAAGCTGCTGAGGATATGCTTGAGGATGATGTCGCTTCAAACAAAGCAATAGGAGCCTTTGGTTCTAGCTTGTTGAGGCAACAAGCCAAGAATCCTGACAAGCTTTCTATTCTGACCCATTGCAACACTGGCAGGTATGGATTTAGATAGATTCTGAATTGCATAGATACACAGACATGTATATCTATGTTCTGAAAAACTAACTCAAGTTGAGTAATAGCATGTTACTTACTACATATAAGCCTGCAGTTTCAACCAAATCGATTTGTGTCAGTCAGATAGTAACTAAGAATTTCCTTTTCTATGTAGCCTTGCTACTGCTGGATATGGAACTGCGCTCGGGGTCATTCGCGCACTCCACACTCAAGGATTCTTAGAAAGGGCATACTGCACAGAAACTCGTCCATTCAATCAAGTAAAACGCATTAGTTGATGCtctttctttttgaatattaataatcATCAAAAGAGCCTTTTAAGAATAAGAATCCGTAGAAATGTAGAATATTATAAGTTGTTTGGGAAGATAAGTACCTGTAGTTTGACATTTGTATCAAGTACTTTAATACCTTGATCTATAGTAGATACTCCCCTGGATCCATTGTTTTATATGGTTTTCATATCTCTGTTGAACTGTTGTTGGAAAGTCTTTTGAATTACTAAAAATGACAATTGACAGGGATCGAGGCTTACAGCGTTTGAGTTGGTGCATGAGAAAATCCCTGCAACTCTCATTGCAGACTCAGCTGCAGCTGCACTGATGAAAGATGGTCGTGTGGATGGTGTCATCGTTGGAGCAGATCGCGTGGCTTCAAATGGTACACTCGAACACCTTAGATAATCCATTTTACTCTACCGAGTCTGATTCCTTTTGTATGAATCACTTCACTTTTAAACCaattaaattcatatatttcaGGTGATACTGCTAACAAGATTGGGACTTACAGTCTTGCCCTGTGCGCAAAACATCACGGGATCCCATTTTACGTCGCTGCACCTCTTACCTCAGTTGATCTCTCACTTTCGTCTGGAAAAGAAATCGTGATAGAAGAAAGATCTCCGAAGGAGTTGCTGCACACACATGGAGGACTTGGTGAACGCATTGCAGCACCAGGGATCTCGGTTTGGAACCCAGCTTTTGATGCGACTCCAGCAGAGCTGATTGCGGGAATCATAACTGAGAAGGTTCGTTTTCCAAAAGCTTACTTGTTCTAAGTTTATTCTGAGGTTTGAACAAAACCGGAAGATTTTTATAATCATCTCAATCCTCAACGTGTCTTGTCTGCAGGGGGTCATAACTAAGAATAGCAATGATGCATTTGACATAAGCAGCTTTGCGCAGAAGATGACATGAAACTCATCTGGTTGAAGTAAAGAGTCGGCATTGCGATTTGCGGATGTTCCCCTTTCTGTATACTTGCATTAAAGCAAATTACTTTGTaatgtttgaagtttgaactacTAAAGTACACTGGTAAAAATTGTctgaaaataagaaataatcaaCAAGGAAAACGTCATCTGCAGTCACTTTCttctgtattttaaattta is drawn from Camelina sativa cultivar DH55 chromosome 1, Cs, whole genome shotgun sequence and contains these coding sequences:
- the LOC104699113 gene encoding methylthioribose-1-phosphate isomerase, coding for MSGEGDTTLKAICYKPGSLQLLDQRKLPLETTYLEIRDASDGWSAIQEMVVRGAPAIAIAAALALAVEVFNFNGFDGSSADAVAFLEKKLDYLVSSRPTAVNLADAALKLKKVIANALAISTETNSIFKAYIKAAEDMLEDDVASNKAIGAFGSSLLRQQAKNPDKLSILTHCNTGSLATAGYGTALGVIRALHTQGFLERAYCTETRPFNQGSRLTAFELVHEKIPATLIADSAAAALMKDGRVDGVIVGADRVASNGDTANKIGTYSLALCAKHHGIPFYVAAPLTSVDLSLSSGKEIVIEERSPKELLHTHGGLGERIAAPGISVWNPAFDATPAELIAGIITEKGVITKNSNDAFDISSFAQKMT